Below is a window of Theropithecus gelada isolate Dixy chromosome 15, Tgel_1.0, whole genome shotgun sequence DNA.
AGGACGTCCTTGTCGTGACCCCTTGGCTGGCTCCCATTGTCTGGGAGGGCACGTTCAACATCGACATCCTCAACGAGCAGTTCAGGCTCCAGAACACCACCATCGGGTTAACTGTGTTTGCCATCAAAAAGTAAGTCAGTGAGGTGTTTGCCATCAAAAAGTAAGTCAGTGAGGTGGCTGAGGGCAGAGACCCAGGCAGTGACAAGTGACCACAGACACTGAGGTCTCCCCTTGTGTTCAAGACAGAGTGGGGCGGCGGCCAGCCTTGTCCTCCCAGAGGGTAGATGGGAAAGTTCATTCACGCAGCATCTTACTGAGCTCACGTGGGCTCGCCGGGTCCGTAAACCCCTTGTGAGTGGTTTGCCAATGAGCCAGCTGGGGCAAAGCAGCCACGATGCCTGTTCCATAAACTCGGGGCCTCAGGGGCACACTTGCTGAATGATGGGAGATCCCCCATCCCCACGGTGGTGGCCCTGGGGGACCTCAAGGAGGGACCCGCCATCTGAGGCAGTTGGAGAAAAtgtcctggggtgggggaggcacCTGACTTGGGCCTAGAGGTTCTACCATGGACTCGGGGTTTGCAGCCTCAACAAACCCTTGCTCACCCCTATTATTTCAGGGTTcaccttcttcccttcccccacaTGGTAGGCCTGGTTCCTGATCCAGTGGAGAGTCCAGGAATGACCTACTCTTAGGAATACGTGCAGTTCAAGCCTGGGAGGGGGAAGCTCTAGGGTGCAGAGGCGGGCATGTGGGGGCCTCGTGCGCAGCTTATAATGAGGGGGCACGTGGTCGGCCCGGCCGTAAGAGTGGCAGCTACGTGGGGAGGCATGGCTCAGGCCAGGCTGAGGGAGAGTAAGCGGGCGCCAGCCTGCGGCCTGCTACCAGCCTCCAGACGCCTGCCCTCAGCCCTCCTTACTAAGAGCGGGTGCTGGTGGTCCCTCCATCGCTGAGAAGAGGATGAAGCGAGTCGGAGCCCGAGGACTCGCTCAGGACAGGGCAGGAGAACGTGGTGCATCTGCTGCTCTGAGCCTTCCAATGGCCGCTGGTGGGTGCACGCAGGGCGGGCCTCCTGCAGCCCAGGGGCACACGGCTGGCTGCTCCCCCAGCCCCTCGTTCTCCTGTCTTGCAGATACGTGGCCTTCCTGAAGCTGTTCCTGGAGACGGCGGAGAAGCACTTCATGGTGGGCCACCGGGTCCACTACTACGTCTTCACCGACCAGCCGGCCGCGGTGCCGCGCGTGGCGCTGGGGACCGGTCGGCAGCTGTCGGTGCTTGCGGTGCGTGCCTATAAGCGCTGGCAGGATGTGTCCATGCGCCGCATGGAGATGATCAGCGACTTCTGCGAGCGGCGCTTCCTCAGCGAGGTGGATTACCTGGTGTGCGTGGACGTGGACATGGAGTTCCGTGACCACGTGGGCGTGGAGATCCTGACTCCACTGTTCGGCACCCTGCACCCCGGCTTCTATGGAAGCAGCCGGGAGGCCTTCACCTACGAGCGCCGGCCCCAGTCCCAGGCCTACATCCCCAAGGACGAGGGTGATTTCTACTACTTGGGGGGGTTCTTCGGGGGGTCGGTGCAGGAGGTGCAGCGGCTCACCAGGGCCTGCCACCAGGCCATGATGGTCGACCAGGCCAACGGCATCGAGGCCGTGTGGCACGACGAGAGCCACCTGAACAAGTACCTGCTGCGCCACAAACCCACCAAGGTGCTCTCCCCCGAGTACCTGTGGGACCAGCAGCTGCTGGGCTGGCCTGCGGtcctgaggaagctgaggttcgCGGCGGTGCCCAAGAACCACCAGGCGGTCCGGAACCCGTGAGCGGctgccaggggctctgggagggcTGCCGGCAGCCCCGTCCCCCTCCCGCCCTTGGTTTTAGCGGAACGGGTAAACGCTGCTTCCTTTGTCTGTCCTGTTGCGAGTAACTGAAGCCTAGGTCTCACCCCCACCTCAAATCACACACACCCCCTTCCCGCCACAGAGACACACCATTACATACACTGACACACAATCACACATACCCCTCCCCACCACAGAGACACACCATtgcatacacaggcacacacagacacacaatcaCACATACCCCCTCCCTGCCACAGAGACACACcattacatacatacacacagaaagacacacacagacacacaatcacacacacccTCTCCCTGCCACAGAAACACACCattacatacacagacacagaaagtcaCGCACAGACAGAATCACACACATTCCCTCCCCACCACAGAGACACACTGttacatacacagatacacaatCACACACCCCCTCCCTGCCACAGAGACACACCattacatacacagacacacacagaaagacacagacacaaaatcacacacacctcctccctcccacagagacaaaccattacacacacagacacacacagacacacaatcaCACATACCCCCTTTCCGCCACAGAGACACAtcattacacacacatacacagacacacacagacacacaatcacacacaccccctccccaccacagaGACAcaccattacacacacacatagaaagacacacacagacacacaatcacatacatccccctccccaccacagaGACACACTGTTACATACACAGacgtacacagacacacacagacacacaatcaCACCCCCTCCCTTCCACAGAGACACACCAttacacacacaaagacacagacacacaatcgCACACCCCTCTTCCTGCCACAGAGACGCACCattacatacacagacacacagagacacacacagacacacagacacacagccatacacagaaagacacacacagaaagacatgcacgcagacacacacagacacagatacaaagacacacacatatagacacatgCACAGAGACACACGGAGACACATGCAAAAATGCACAGAGAAAGACATACAGAAGtagacagacacatagaacacacagacacacagacatgcatgcaaacacacagacacacagacacatagacatgcagacatgcacacacacagatacatagacatgcagacatgcacacacacagatacatagacATGcagacatgcacacaaacacagacgCATGCACACAGACTTAGGCAGCTGGAATTCAGTGCCTGGGGCATAAGTTCCTGGAGGGGCGGCCACCTTCGGCCCCCACAGTGAGGTCCTGAGGAAGCTTCCCCTTAAACAAGGGATCATGGAGGAGGTCTCTTCAGGAGCCTGGAGGAAGGCCTTAAGTGGTCCttccaccttggcatcccaaagtgctaggattataagcatgagccactgcacctggccccaacatcatttattgaagagactatcgtTTCTCCATTGTGTTTCTTGGCATttctgtcaaaaatcagttgactataaatGCATGGATTcacttctgggctctctattctgttcctttggtctgtttgtttttatgccaatcccatgctgttttgattattatagctttgtagtatattttgaagtatatattgtctccagctttgctcttagcttaagattgctttggctatttaagGGTCTTTGTGGCCATTACTGACAGTTAAAATGGCCCTGGCTCATGTCTCTTGGGCCTCTACGGTACTTTAGGTGGGGCCAGTACTGCAGTCCACATGTCCCTACAGGCTGCGTGTGGCACCTGACAGTGCTTTGGCCACTGTGGAGTGGGTGTTACTCCCTCATacgaattttaggattattttatttatttcggtgaaaaatgtcaatgaaatttttatagggattgcattaaatctgtagattgtttgAGGTTGTATGGAcagtttaacaatattaattcttccaattcatgaacatgggatgtcttgtTTTTGGCACCTGATCTCAGATATGGGATAACTTTCTAATTATTtgtatcttcaatttctttcacaaatgttttatagttttcagcatacagatctttcacttccttggttagattTATTCGCaagtattttttgtagctattgtaaacgagattgttttcttgatttctttgttagggtatagaaatgctacagattgttgtatgttaattttatatcctgcaactttactgatttcatttattctaaCAGCTTGTTgttggaatctttagggttttctttaatatcatgtcatctgtaaacagggacaatttagcttcttcctttccaatttggataacttttatttcttcttcttgcctaGCTATTTTGGCTGAGGGCCAGCTTGttggatttgttgttgttttttgtctgtGCCTTTTGGTGTTTCATGTTGCCGGCTTCTCCAGCACGTGGTCACAGATAtatgaggcagaaagaaaatccAGGGAACTCCTGTCATGTCATTCCTCAGGTCCCAAGGTCCCTACCTGGTCTGCCTACTTCTCTCCACCTTTTAgtgtttgatatatatatatatatatatacacacacacacacacacacatacacacacacacacacacatttacgtACGTAGTTATATACGTATGTGTGATATCCAGGGAAATATACAGGGATTTTAACTGTCCTTAGTATAGGGCATGGGGACAGGTGCATCTGTTCTACCTTGCCTGGAAGTGGAAATTTCTTCAAGTGAATTTATCACCGACTGGCGTGACAGAACTCCTGGTTTAGTGTCTAGCTGTCCCCACTAAGACCAATCACCATGCCATCAGGCACTCTCTTCCCTCTGTGCTGTGTACTGGGACCTGAAACAGCGCCCAGCACCCTGAGAGCACAGGATGCCTGAGGGGCAAGAAAGAATGAACGCAGCTTCTTATGTGCCCCACCCAGTCAACCCAAATCAAGAACGGACCTGGGAGCTGAAGTGACAAGCTGGAGGTCAGGCAGTTCTACTACTTAAGCCTGGTTCTTCCTGACTCCAAAGGCCAGGCGCCACCCTGTGCTCCTTCCAAACAGAAGTTGGTTTTCCCTGGGTCAGGAGGACAGGATGGCTATTCCTGACCGTTGTACAGCAGTGCCACATCTCCTAGTTTCCAGAACATTTAATGTGCTGCTCTGGAGGCCCGACAGCTCTGAAGTAACCCTTTGCACCCAGGAGAAACCAGGCCtagaggggtggggtggggtaggcTGAGACTTCCAGTATCCCACGTGGGCATCCCGTTGCTAAGGGCAACCGCCCCTCCCTGCGAGGGTGGGGAAGGAGCAGGGAGGCacacccttcctccctcttcgTTTCAATGGAGATGACCTGTGTCCTACCGTGGTTGCACATGGACCAGCCCAGAGGGACTGGAGTGACTCTTCCCTCAGGTGGGGTGcagccagcctgggcacaggGCCTCACCGAAATCCCTGGGCCCCGTCTCCCTGGGGATTTCCAGGGACTGTTCCACTGCTCGGTGAGCTGGGGGTGTGGGGGACCACAGATGAGGCAGGCGCCTAAATTGCTTGGGCAGAGTCCGGCTGCTCTCCCCCTCCAcacccctccctgtgtcctctcACCCTTTCGGGTCCCGGCACCAAGGCCAGCAGCGGTCGGGTGTCAGAGGTTCGAGTCCAGGCTGACTCCTCGGATGCACCGACTTTGCCCaggagggctggggagaggacAGCCCCAAAGTGTCATCTTTGATTATTCTTTGACCCCAAAGCCAGCCTTGGGCATGTCCCCAGTGCTGAGAGAGCTGCCGCCTCCACGGGCTCTGGCTCGCCCAGAGTTTGAGTCACTTCTGCTTCCTTGCCCCTCTGCGCTCTGtttggtttaaaaaacaaagaccaaCACCTGCAGGCGGGCGAAGTGAGCCTTGACCCACCTGCTTCCGCCCCTGCAGCCTGGGGCCCCATCCTCCCACATGACTGCACTAGGGGTGCTGGGGGCAGAGTGGGGACCAGACCTGAGTGGGTTCTGGGTTCGGCTTCCCAGCAGGAGCAGCTGGGGCATCATCAGTGGGGCAGGTGACCCAGGATCTGAGCAGGAATCTTCCAGGTGGAGGTGAGGCCACCCCTCTGCTTCCCACAGCTGCCTTCTGCTCTGGGGGCAGCCCTGGCTGAGAATCCAGTGAAGTAAGGGCTTTGAaatggttttgattttaaaaataatgtttagccattgcttttttttttttctttttttcttttttgagacaggtctcactctgtcacccaggctggagtgcagtagtgaaatctgggctcactgcaacctccacctcccaggttcaagcgattcttctgcctcagcctcctgagtagttgagattacaagcccctgccaccgcacctgactgatttttgtatttcttagtagagatggagtttcaccatgtcagccaggctggtatcaaaatCCTTTCCTcagtgatacacccgccttgtcctcccaaggtgctgggattttggcatgagccaccacgctcagccatgtttagccatttttaaaagttgtgaaCAGATAATTAAGTCTATTCACAACATtagaaaatttaagttaaaatgtaTATGACTCTAGCAAGAATTAGCCTTTAGGTGCCCCTGGGTCCGCCTCCTCAACCGCCGCCACCTTCTGAGaagagttttctaatttttcttatttataaaatgggttTGATTCAAAACTGACTTTTCCTCTTCATAGAGTCTCACAGGTCCTTCCCTAGGTCCAAGAGGCTCTTCTGTGGCCTGATGGCGAGTAGCTGCCTAGCCGTGGTAGCACCTCCCATCACATGGTAAGGGGCCCCTCCCCAGGGCCACACCTGGCAGAATATGGCTCATGGTGTTAAAAGCTTGAAAatagtgtaaaccaaaaataaaattctaagcccactcccccaaccatctgaatggaccccttcTCTTGGCCAGGGCAacccaaagttaacctgaaaatcTGGTTCAGGCTGTGAAGAGaaggtggggggggtggggggtggacaTGCCTCATCTATGTCCTCCTCCCTTTTGAAATTCAGCAAAGGCTGACCAGCATGAAACGTCAACgcagaccttaagtctgataagaggTATTTACaatctgttctctctgaagcgtgctacctggaggcttcctctgcatgataaaactttggtctccacaaccccttataacctagacattcctttctagtgataactctttcaaccaattgtcaaTAAAAAACATTTGAATCTACCTCTAACCTGGAACCTCCCCGCTCCACcttcgagttgtcccacctttctagaCGGAAccaatgtggtttttttttgttttttttttttttgagatggagtctgactctgtcgcccaggctggagtgcagtagcgcagtctcagctcactgcaagctccgcctcccaggttcacgccattctcctgcctcagcctcccgagcagcttcgactacaggcgcctgtcaccacgcccggctaattatttgtatttttggtagagacggggtttcaccgagttagccaggatggtctcgatctcctgacctcatgatccgaccacctcggcctcccaaagtgctggcattacaggcttgagccactgcgcctggcgtgGTGCCCAGATtgccttgggcacatgttctcaggacttcctgaggacTGTGTCTCTGGCCATGGTCACTCagatttggctcagaataaatctcttcaaatattttgcagaGTTTGACTTTTTGTCAACAATAAGCTCGTCAAATTAAAGCTGTTGGAGCTTTAAATTACTTTGAGCCCCGAAGCAACGTGATTGTGAGACCCTGGTCAAGCAGCAAGTCGCTGTGAACTTTGCTTCTCTAATTGTAGGTTAATgctcttcctttcttgttttgtAAAATGCTATGAAAGATTAAATGGCACCAGATGTAAGACCCCTTCCCTTTCCTAGTTCCTGACCTTTTGTTACAAattaacttctttattttcttgtaccCAACTCAGACCGGATGGCACAGAAGACACCATGCCTATCAAATACCATAAAACAGTATGTTAAATATACTTTTCCCGAAGGGAACAAGATATAACCAAACAAATTGCTGCAACTCATAAGCCAATCTTACGTGGAAAATGTAATCATGCTAAACCTTGTATTTTCCCATTTAAGTGAAGCCCTAATCCCTCCATCTCAGAGCACTGAGCCCATTCCTTTAGAGTCTGTGTTTTCTGAGTGGTGGTCCTCAAACTTAGAACTCTGTAACATTGGATGTTGAGGCTTTCAATTATTTCAGGTGGCAGAAGAAACACACAGACCCCACCTCTTCCTTTGGAGTTCTGCCTTTCAAAGGAATTTCATCTTGCCTTTTGTAACCACCCAAGGGgttcttcctgcctcctccccaaaTAAAGACCTTGTATTCCAGTAAAGAGTTTAATAGACACAGGCAGGCCACACCACGTGGGAGAGAGAGTTTATACTCAAATCATTTCATCAAAGGCTTATAGGTAGGGGTTTTCCAAGGCAGTTTGGGGGGTCAGAGGTGGCCAACTAACAGGTACTGATTGGTTGGAACAGACATGAACTCATAGATGGTCAAAGCTGTCCTCCTGCAGGCTAAATCCCCTCTTGAAAAGGAAGCCATCACTAGCCTCTCATGCCCACCCCCATCTAGAACCCCCACTCTTCTCCGGTCTCAGTGTCTTGGAAGAGCCTCTGGATCACAGGGGCTGGGAAATTCGGCTGGGCATCCCTGCCAAGCAAACACATTCTCCCATCCAGAGTCCCTCAGTGGGTGAAGGCTGAGCCCCAGTAAAGGACAGATCATCGCTGTCACCAGCGAGTGAACTAGAGCGACTCCATGCTGAGTAGGGGCTGGGAAAAATGAGGCTGAACCTTCCGCGCTGCATTCTcgggttaggcattcttagtcacaggatcaGATAGGAGGTTGGCAGGTTTAGTATCACGAGATACAAGTCACCAGGACCCTGCTGATCCAACAGGaagcagtaaagaagccggccaaaacccaccaaaaccaagatggcgacaaAAGTAACCTCCAGTCGTCCTCGCTGCTCATTATGCACTAATTGTAATGCATTAGCTGCTAAAAGACACTCTTACCTGCGTCATGACagcttacaaatgccatggcaacgtccaGAAGTTACACTAtatagtctaaaaaggggagggacCCTCAGTTCAGAAAAATCCCCTCCCCTTTCTTGGAAAACTCACAAACAGTCCACCTGTTGTTTAACATATATCCAGAAATAAGTGTTAGTATAGTCAgccgagatccaagaaccctgtGTTGGGGTATGGATTGGGACTCCTTTCTGGTAACAATACTAGGGTTCACGGAGCCCCCACATCCCAGGGCAAGTGGTGCAGAAGCCTGAGCCATCAGTAGCCACCCCCGTCAGGCTTCTATGTGGATTCCTTGGTGCAGGGCATTTGGTTTATCAGGCCTGAGAGACCCACTCCTGAAGCGCCCGCCCAGCCCCATCACCGCAGCCCAGCCacaccactgcagcccagccccaCACTGCAGCCCAGACacaccactgcagcccagccccaccactgcagcccagccccaCACTGCAGCCCAGACACACCACTACAGCCCAGCCCCACCACTGCAGCCCAGACATACCACTGCAGCCTGACAccaccactgcagcccagccccaccactgcagcccagccccaCACTGCAGCCCAGACACACCACTACAACCCAGCCCCACCACTGCAGCCCAGACATACCACTGCAGCCTGACACCGCCACTGCAGCCCAGACACACCACTGCAGCCTGACACCACCACTGCAGCCTAGCCCCACCACTGCAGCCCAGACACACCATGCAGCCCAACCCCACCACTGCAGCCCAGACCCACCACTGCAGCCCAAACACACCTCTGCACCCCAACCCCACCAATGCAGCCCAGCCCCAACACTGAAGCCCAGCCTCACCACTGCAGCCCAGgcccctcactgcaaccttgtccACCACTGTAGCCCAGCCACAACACTGCAGCCCAGCCCACCATTGCAGCCCAGGCCCGGCAGTCATTGCCCTTGCTAGGTCTGTGTGGAGGAATCAGAGAGAACACTCTGGAAAGTGCTGGACACATGGGAAGCCCTCAAGGAATGGTAGCTGCCACTAAGAACTCTGTTTCTGTGGCGCTTTCTGGACAGATGGCTCCTTTGCAGATTTTTATTCCAAAACTAAGCTTCCATCACCCAGTCCTGTCCTCCCTGCTGGCAGAGCTTGTCCCTGGATCCAAGCTCTCTCCTCTGCACCAAATCTGGTGGcctcaagtcccagctctgctttGCACAGGGGCTTTTCGAAGCCCTATCTGCCCTGCTGTGAGATGGGGTCACCCAGCTGCCCCCTGGGGGTGGTGTTGCTGACGGAGCAGGTGAGGACAATGCCAAGAGCTTCGCGTGGTCTGGCTTTCCCAGGCTGGATGTGCCCCTCTGGTCCTCAGTGTCCCCGCACGGGCAATGGCTGATGCTGACCACCCACACTTGGTTCCCCCAGAGCCAAGGGGGCTCCTTGAGGAGAGGGATCTGACCCCCACACAGGGCCCCCAGGATCTGCTTGACGGGGGCACCAGGCAGTTCTCCCGGAAGACAGGGCATGTCCCCAGGGCTCTCTGGGGTTGGGTGGGCCTGGGTCATCGCTGCCTCTGCCCACGGTCTTTCTAGAGGCTTCCCCAAGTGCCAGAACTGCCCTGCAGGGCCAGGGTTACTGGAAAGCCCAAagagagaaagtcagagagacaCTGGCCCACCCAAGAAGTGCAGAGTCTTGGGGACACCAAGGGTGAACTCTGTACTGTGAAGGGCAGGCCTGGCCTGGAGAGAGGGAGCCTGCGGAGGAGACAGGGGATCTCCCGGTGCTCTTCCGAGGAAGGCCCTGGATCTCCCACCGTGTTCTGCTCTCCTGGGCGGGCAGCTGTCAGGGTGAGCAGGTGTCAGGATGGCTCCTGGCACAGCTGGTTTTGGGTAGAAGCCCCGGCCGTGCCCTGCAGGTTGGGTGTCTGTGCGTTGGGTCTCTGCTCTGCAGCCTCAGCAGATACTGTGATGGGGGATGGCCGGGCAGGGACCTGGCCAGCTCTTTGTCTTAGCTGCCTTTACACGTCAGGGTTTGCTTTGCACATCACATCCCTGTGAACATACAGGTAGAATGAGTTTGCTGGTTTGTGGCAGGGTGgtttttccttcttcctaaaAATGGGATTTATTGGATTTTTAGCTTCCCAGGTTTCATCTGAACCAATGACTTGGAATTTAAGACATTGGCTACACGCTTTTGGCTGTGTTTGGAATTTGGGATCCTAAACAGTTCTTGGTTCATTTGTTATATGGCTAGAATATGACAtgacttttcatgttttttaaaaaatataatgaggCGGCGGCTGCATCCACATCGACCAAGACTGGAGCGACGTTTAAGGAAGGGATGGAATGGCCGGGGAGCGCCCTTCTTGTTGCTGGGGGACTCCCAGCCTTCCCTGTGACCCAAGAAGGAGAAGCGGTGGCTCTGTGAAGCAGGCATGGAGAGGAGAAAACTGATTTCTGCTACAGACAGTCAATACTCTGGCAATCTGCTGACCTCCTCGAATGAGCAACATGGCCATGGACTCTTCTGTGATGTTCCCATGATCGTGGAAGACCGAAAATTCTGGACCCACAAGAATATTCCCTCGGCTTCTAGGACCTACTTCCATCAGCTCTTCTCAGTGGCTGGGCTGATACCTCCTCAAATACCAGATTGATGGATTGTGAATATAGAAGATGCAGCTTCTTACACTTCTCCAAGCACTGCTTTCCAATTCCTTAAAAATTTCAGATATAAccactagaaatacaaatgatcCAGACTTAGGATTCAACCATCTAATGGAGGGAAGGCTTATAGACTAGTTGCAAGGTTTATGCAAATATCGATGAAGATACTTATGACAAAGTGATCACTGTCAAAGATGACCCTGATCAAGGGGAGGCCAGACTTGAGAATGAAATACCAGAAACGTCTGGCAGCGAGatggcaaaaaacaaacatatgaaagtaaCACATGATGATCACTATGAGTTCAGAGTAGATGGAAGGGTATAGCTGTATCGTATGCAAGAGGTCATATGTCTGTCTGACAAGCTTGCGGAGACATTATCACATTCTTTCTTGGGAGAAGAAGTATCTGTGCCATTACTGTGAGAAGGTGTTTCTTCTTGCAAAAATACTGCACAAAACATGAAATTCATCACATAGGGGAGGCAAGGTGTCAGTGTCTGGCCTGTGGCAAATCATTCACCAACTCTCAGTTTATGTCTAAACATATAAAGTCCTTTCACAGTCAAGATCCTTCTGGGGACTCCAAGCTTTATCGTTGACAACCACACAAGTCTTGACAGATCAGACAACATGCATATCTTTCTGCGAGATCAAGCACTACGCCTGCAATAAATGAGGATGGTT
It encodes the following:
- the ABO gene encoding histo-blood group ABO system transferase isoform X1, translating into MAELLQTLTGKPKCYTFLPMILFLMVLVLVLFGYGVLSPRSLMPGSLERGFCMAFREPDGLQRVSLPRMVYPQPKVLTPCRKDVLVVTPWLAPIVWEGTFNIDILNEQFRLQNTTIGLTVFAIKKYVAFLKLFLETAEKHFMVGHRVHYYVFTDQPAAVPRVALGTGRQLSVLAVRAYKRWQDVSMRRMEMISDFCERRFLSEVDYLVCVDVDMEFRDHVGVEILTPLFGTLHPGFYGSSREAFTYERRPQSQAYIPKDEGDFYYLGGFFGGSVQEVQRLTRACHQAMMVDQANGIEAVWHDESHLNKYLLRHKPTKVLSPEYLWDQQLLGWPAVLRKLRFAAVPKNHQAVRNP
- the ABO gene encoding histo-blood group ABO system transferase isoform X3 translates to MAFREPDGLQRVSLPRMVYPQPKVLTPCRKDVLVVTPWLAPIVWEGTFNIDILNEQFRLQNTTIGLTVFAIKKYVAFLKLFLETAEKHFMVGHRVHYYVFTDQPAAVPRVALGTGRQLSVLAVRAYKRWQDVSMRRMEMISDFCERRFLSEVDYLVCVDVDMEFRDHVGVEILTPLFGTLHPGFYGSSREAFTYERRPQSQAYIPKDEGDFYYLGGFFGGSVQEVQRLTRACHQAMMVDQANGIEAVWHDESHLNKYLLRHKPTKVLSPEYLWDQQLLGWPAVLRKLRFAAVPKNHQAVRNP
- the ABO gene encoding histo-blood group ABO system transferase isoform X2, with product MAELLQTLTGKPKCYTFLPMILFLMVLVLVLFGYGVLSPRSLMPGSLERGFCMAFREPDGLQRVSLPRMVYPQPKVLTPWKDVLVVTPWLAPIVWEGTFNIDILNEQFRLQNTTIGLTVFAIKKYVAFLKLFLETAEKHFMVGHRVHYYVFTDQPAAVPRVALGTGRQLSVLAVRAYKRWQDVSMRRMEMISDFCERRFLSEVDYLVCVDVDMEFRDHVGVEILTPLFGTLHPGFYGSSREAFTYERRPQSQAYIPKDEGDFYYLGGFFGGSVQEVQRLTRACHQAMMVDQANGIEAVWHDESHLNKYLLRHKPTKVLSPEYLWDQQLLGWPAVLRKLRFAAVPKNHQAVRNP